The sequence GAAATACTCCTCGGGCTCGACCCGATCACCGTGCAACGCGCGCAATCGAAACTCTTCGTAGATCAAGTCCCCCGGCATCCGCCCGTCGTCGAGCAGTTCCGGAAACCGCGCGGCATACCCTTCGAGCGCCAATCGCCGATTGGTGTGCCGCCAGCGACGGTCGAGATCGACCTTCACGAGTTCCAGCAGCGCCATGCGCCGGAACAGCGCCGTGTCATCGGGCAGAAACTCGGCGAGGTCCGGCGGCTCGACGGGCGGTGCGTCGAGGCGCGCTTGCCAGGCCGCGGCGAACCGATCGATGCACGCCGTCAGGTGCGCGACGAGGACCGTCGGATCGGCATGCACGTTTCCGGTAGTCATAGCGCGGCACGTCGCGGACGAGAAACACGTCGCAAAAGAAAAGCGAACCGGCCGTCCATTCTAGTGATCAACGGCGGCCAAGCACGTGCCCAGGGGGCACGCCCAGTAATCCCTGGTCAGTTGCTTTTCAATTCTGCCCCAAATGCCAAGGCGTGTACATGCAACGGCAAGGAATGCGGTAAAATGCTGCGCGGTTCTGAACGAAATGTACAGCGTTTGTTCCAGGAGAACACAAAAGTGGACAAAGGGGCACATTTTCACAAATGCGATTTTCAGGTTCATAGCCCGCGAGATCGACAATGGAATGGCACTCGTCCTTCCGACGAAGCAGGGCGGCAGTCTTACGCCGAGTCATTCATCCAAGAATGCCGAAAAAAAGGGTTGGACGCTGTAGCGATCACCGATCATCACGACCTAGTGTTTTTTTCGTACATAAAGCGGGCTGCGGCAAATGAATTGGATGACCAAGGCAACCCAATTCCGGAAGAAAAGCAAATCGTCGTGTTTCCCGGAATGGAGCTAACACTGGGCATACCCTGTCAAGCTCTTGTAATTCTTGACGCCACTTTTCCGACGGACATGCTCTCGACTCTCTACACCGTGTTGGCGGTGCAACTGCCTGATCCTGGCGCAGACCAGACTATCGACACCAAACAGCTATCGGACATAAGGAGCTTCTCGCAGCTTTGCGAGATGCTCGACCGGCACGATCATTTGAAAGGGCACTACATCATTCTGCCCAATGTGACGGAAAGCAGTGGCTCATCGCTCGTCAGGAAAGGATTTCATGCAGAGTACAAGAACATGCCGTGTCTAGGCGGCTACGTCGATGGCCCTGTCTCCGGCTGGGGCGCTGGCATAAAGAGCATTATCGAAGGTAGGAATCGAGAATACGGATTCAAGAGTATTGGGGTAATTCAAACCTCTGATAATCGGCACGAAGACTTCCGGCTCCTTGGGCAACATGTGTCATGGATAAAGTGGGCCACGCCAACCGCGGAAGCACTTCGACAGGCGTGCCTCGCCCACCAAACTCGCATCTTCAATGTTGAACCTCAGATTCCAGCGCAGGTAATTCAATACCTCGATATATCAAACAGCAAATTCCTCGGGCACATACGAGTCGAGTTCAACTCCCAATTCAATTGCCTAATTGGCGGAAGAGGGACCGGAAAGTCGACCATTTTAGAGTATTTGCGTTGGGCGCTCTGTGATCAGCCGCCCTCAACTGCAAGCGACGAGGATTTGCCTAACTTCCAAGCGAAGCGCGCGAGTCTGATTGAGAATACGCTAATCCCATTCGAGGCAGTCGTCACTGTCGGTTTCACTGTCAACAGCGCTAGTCATGTTGTGCGAAGAAATGCACGTACGAAAGAACTGCTGCTAAAGATTGGTGGGGGTACCTTTCAGCCTTGTACTGAGGACGATGTCCGGAATCTTCTTTCGGTTCAGGCCTACAGCCAAAAGCAATTGAGCGCAGTTGGTGTTCGCAACGAAGAGCTTATGCGATTTGTGCTAGCCCCGATCAAACAGCAATATGCAGAGCTTGCCAGCCGTGTTGATGACTTAAAGAGTCGCATTCGTACGAGCTACGGCCAACTCCAGCGAAAGCGGACGATTCAACG is a genomic window of Planctomycetota bacterium containing:
- a CDS encoding AAA family ATPase, with amino-acid sequence MLRGSERNVQRLFQENTKVDKGAHFHKCDFQVHSPRDRQWNGTRPSDEAGRQSYAESFIQECRKKGLDAVAITDHHDLVFFSYIKRAAANELDDQGNPIPEEKQIVVFPGMELTLGIPCQALVILDATFPTDMLSTLYTVLAVQLPDPGADQTIDTKQLSDIRSFSQLCEMLDRHDHLKGHYIILPNVTESSGSSLVRKGFHAEYKNMPCLGGYVDGPVSGWGAGIKSIIEGRNREYGFKSIGVIQTSDNRHEDFRLLGQHVSWIKWATPTAEALRQACLAHQTRIFNVEPQIPAQVIQYLDISNSKFLGHIRVEFNSQFNCLIGGRGTGKSTILEYLRWALCDQPPSTASDEDLPNFQAKRASLIENTLIPFEAVVTVGFTVNSASHVVRRNARTKELLLKIGGGTFQPCTEDDVRNLLSVQAYSQKQLSAVGVRNEELMRFVLAPIKQQYAELASRVDDLKSRIRTSYGQLQRKRTIQREIRRDELALESLQTQLGVLRESLKGLSSEDQAILAENVKFQNEEQSFATWDRELEQAREVVRDAGGALARLPSRVAEDAKLTSTSLMSDASQHIEALFRVTKERLREIAVNLEDAASQGALHSFLECQREWDAKHKAHLKLFEAVKEKAASNQATLKQIEKAESESRQLNLSLAASRQRLASQGKPEDEYARAKAEWGQIYHERADLIETKCGELTSLSNGYIKATLLRGAGIDAAKERIGAIIAGTKIRTKKIDELCAHIADAKDSVAEWSQILDEMEALAAIEAKDGEMIALPGSPLLNCLGFTATELQRIAVKLSVDEWLTLSLVELSDIPRFEYRLGEADYIAFEDASAGQQATALLRVLLNQEGPPLIIDQPEEDLDNPVVLEIVSDLWRAKQKRQLIFSSHNANIVVNGDADLVICCGYRSAGDQTKGTVKCEGAIDVEEINKEITAVMEGGKEAFRLRKEKYGF